Sequence from the Candidatus Thermoplasmatota archaeon genome:
GGGTCAGGAAGAAGAGAAGGAACAGAGAGAGAAGATATTCCTGCCCTATCAGGTCAACGACAAGCTCGCTGAGAAGGCGAACAAGGGCTGGCTGTTCCTGCACTGCCTGCCAGCGCATAGGGGTTTCGAGGTCTCCGCGGAGGTAATCGACGGCCCGCACAGCGTCGTGTTCGACGAGGCGGAGAACCGCATGCACGCACAGAAGGCTATACTCGTCGCGGTCCTCGGGAAGTGAGCTGGGAACCGACGATCCCGTCCAGGATGGTCAGGAACTCGTCCCTCGTGTCTGAAGGGATCGTGGCGCCGGCCGCTATGTTGTGCCCGCCCCCGATTCCTCCGACTTTCTCGGCTGCGGCCCTTATTGCCACGGACAGGTCGAGCCCTTTCGATATCAGGTCCTGGGTCCCTCTACCGGATGCCTTGATCTTGGGGGATTCGGAGTACTCTGTCGATTCTGCGAACGCAACCATCGGAACGGTCCTATCCGCTCCCTCACTGCCCAGGAGCATCCCGGCGACAGTGCCTACGATAGTCTCCTCGATCTCATCTCCGGCATCGAAGAATTGGATGTTCTTCAGTCTGATCACGCCGCTTCCCTTGGCCCAGGTCAACGCCTTGCTAAGCGCTGAACGGTGGTCTCTAAGCAGAACCATGCCCTCTGACAGCGAGTCCCCGCGATTCCCAGCGCAGATGCGCAGGCCCACATCGGCCTTACCGTGTCTCCCGCAGGCGTTCAGGAGAGTGGCGAATTCCTTCGCGTCCCTGACCGGTGTGCCTCGTGCTTCTTTCGGAAGAACGTAGACCTCTCCTGTCATTCGATCAATCGTCTCCGGCTTTCTGCGCATGCCCTCGAGGTAGTCTCTCAGCGCAGTGACGATGGTGCTCTTCTCCGCGTCTGCGAGATCGGCCCAGGACCGCCAGGAATCACCCTCCTTGAGCTCTATGCCGAGCTCCAGTAGGAAGCTGAGCGCCCCCTCCTCGTTCCCACTGATCCGAGGAAGGAATGGGTCGCTCGAGAACTCGAGCAGCTTGTGGACTGGCCTTGTCTCCCTCCCGAAGTAACGGATGTCCTCG
This genomic interval carries:
- a CDS encoding DHH family phosphoesterase, whose amino-acid sequence is MGKKDLSSAIPAGLWASAEIAADALGNASSAVVATHIDADGISAAAIATAALGRANVDAKTRFFKKLDEAAIGILAGDHADLIWFTDLGSGSITKLEGMRAVVTDHHMPETGYAPGSRKGQALLTDFSTVLHVNPQLHGISGASDLSGAGSTFLAALAMDEKNMDLAHLAILGAVGDLQDQKTRRLEGINRLILAEAEEIGSIQAIEDIRYFGRETRPVHKLLEFSSDPFLPRISGNEEGALSFLLELGIELKEGDSWRSWADLADAEKSTIVTALRDYLEGMRRKPETIDRMTGEVYVLPKEARGTPVRDAKEFATLLNACGRHGKADVGLRICAGNRGDSLSEGMVLLRDHRSALSKALTWAKGSGVIRLKNIQFFDAGDEIEETIVGTVAGMLLGSEGADRTVPMVAFAESTEYSESPKIKASGRGTQDLISKGLDLSVAIRAAAEKVGGIGGGHNIAAGATIPSDTRDEFLTILDGIVGSQLTSRGPRRV